A section of the Rhipicephalus sanguineus isolate Rsan-2018 chromosome 11, BIME_Rsan_1.4, whole genome shotgun sequence genome encodes:
- the LOC119375389 gene encoding uncharacterized protein LOC119375389: MRCGVLTKTDWLRLDDAIRPLVKRTLYLPGNASNHYIYGNAGGGAAGIPVAAELSDVCRVDSAYKLLTTTDRGLRDMAILDAYSVAISRLGWEATRSELEAYLSGSIENAFRAPASQLRSVWTEARKASRRLQVFWSLDPEDVRITCSDTTITPTHSYRVMRSLHEVLPADRDRALQDQPNEGKVLACVAADRASSHLMRTGAYTHFPDRRFIHRARLNIHPLNGARMWGQADRDQRYRVCGYSRETLPHDVCHCMAPSAMYTARHNGVAERLRNPASPRFTVAFAIRPVGDTNLRPDLVLASGEEAIVLDVACPFENTPDALTNTRNEKVAKYEPVAAYLRRRYQRVTVAAIVVGALGTWDPANDTVLRRLCARPYLRLFKRLCVSEVIAATRAIYHDQVRAGST, from the coding sequence ATGCGCTGCGGGGTTCTCACCAAGACGGACTGGCTCCGCCTCGACGACGCCATACGTCCTCTTGTTAAGAGGACCCTCTACCTGCCGGGCAATGCATCCAACCACTACATCTACGGCAACGCTGGCGGCGGCGCTGCTGGCATCCCCGTGGCGGCAGAGCTCAGTGACGTCTGCCGCGTGGATTCAGCGTACAAGTTGCTCACCACGACCGACCGGGGCCTCCGGGACATGGCGATCCTCGACGCCTATTCAGTGGCCATTTCGAGACTCGGATGGGAGGCGACCCGTTCCGAGCTCGAGGCGTACCTCTCGGGAAGCATCGAGAACGCGTTCCGGGCCCCAGCCAGCCAACTACGCTCGGTGTGGACCGAGGCGCGCAAAGCGTCTCGTCGCCTGCAGGTCTTCTGGTCCCTAGACCCGGAGGACGTCCGCATCACCTGCAGTGATACCACGATCACCCCAACCCACAGCTACAGAGTGATGCGGTCCCTGCACGAGGTCCTGCCCGCCGACCGAGATCGAGCCCTCCAGGACCAGCCCAATGAAGGAAAGGTCCTGGCGTGCGTGGCGGCTGACCGGGCGAGTTCGCACCTTATGCGCACGGGGGCCTACACCCATTTCCCAGACAGGCGATTCATCCATCGGGCCCGACTGAATATCCATCCACTGAACGGCGCACGGATGTGGGGACAAGCGGATCGTGACCAGCGGTACCGCGTCTGCGGCTACTCTCGGGAGACGCTACCCCACGACGTGTGCCACTGCATGGCTCCAAGCGCCATGTACACGGCGCGACACAACGGCGTGGCGGAGCGCCTCCGCAATCCCGCATCGCCCCGCTTCACCGTCGCCTTCGCTATTCGCCCAGTTGGTGACACCAACCTACGACCCGACCTCGTCTTGGCGAGCGGCGAGGAAGCCATCGTTCTCGACGTGGCCTGCCCCTTCGAGAACACGCCCGACGCCCTCACCAACACGCGCAACGAGAAGGTCGCAAAGTACGAGCCCGTTGCAGCCTACCTTCGGCGTCGCTATCAGCGCGTCACCGTGGCCGCGATCGTCGTCGGAGCCCTCGGCACTTGGGATCCCGCCAACGACACCGTGCTTCGGAGGCTGTGTGCGCGCCCGTACTTGCGCCTTTTCAAACGTCTGTGCGTGAGTGAGGTGATAGCGGCCACGCGCGCCATCTACCACGACCAAGTGCGCGCTGGCTCGACATAA